A single genomic interval of Helianthus annuus cultivar XRQ/B chromosome 6, HanXRQr2.0-SUNRISE, whole genome shotgun sequence harbors:
- the LOC110882301 gene encoding uncharacterized protein LOC110882301 has protein sequence MIPTTGYQTQIPKLTGQNYYHWNIQMRVLLESQELWNIVEDGYQELGTNSSEEAIAAYRDSTKKDRRALHIIFQSVNETVFERIAMAKTSKEAWITLNKSYRGENRVRTVKLQTLRCSFDSLKMKESQTVEDYFNRTTLIVNQLRMNEENISEQRVVEKILRSLTRNFESVVIITVEETKDLENLSTEELMGILQSHELRMKLYDDVPMEHAFQMQNSNMDKSGQTMGRKLGHTAKFCPKKDVDDKSDNVLIHKEDELDEPQEDTMFMIFNMEEKIKEDCWYLDSGAAII, from the exons ATGATTCCAACAACCGGATATCAAACTCAAATCCCTAAATTAACAGGACAAAATTATTATCACTGGAATATTCAGATGAGGGTTTTGTTGGAATCTCAAGAATTATGGAACATAGTAGAAGATGGATATCAGGAACTAGGAACAAATTCTTCAGAAGAAGCCATAGCCGCATACCGAGACTCTACAAAAAAGGATAGAAGAGCGCTGCATATTATCTTTCAGTCAGTAAACGAAACGGTCTTCGAACGTATTGCAATGGCAAAAACGTCTAAGGAAGCATGGATCACACTAAACAAATCCTACAGAGGAGAAAATCGCGTAAGAACGGTAAAATTACAAACTCTTAGATGCAGTTTTGATTCATTAAAAATGAAAGAAAGCCAAACTGTTGAGGATTACTTCAACAGAACGACTCTAATTGTGAATCAACTACGGATGAATGAAGAAAACATTAGTGAACAACGAGTAGTAGAAAAAATTTTAAGAAGTCTGACTCGAAATTTTGAGTCCGTAGTTATTATTACTGTAGAAGAAACGAAAGACTTGGAAAATTTGTCCACCGAAGAACTCATGGGTATACTTCAATCTCATGAACTGCGTATGAAATTATATGATGATGTTCCCATGGAACATGCATTTCAAATGCAGAATTCGAATATGGACAAATCTGGACAAACAATGGGACGG AAACTTGGACACACGGCAAAGTTTTGTCCAAAGAAAGACGTAGATGATAAGTCTGACAATGTACTAATTCATAAGGAAGATGAATTAGATGAGCCCCAAGAGGATAccatgttcatgatttttaacatGGAAGAAAAAATTAAGGAAGATTGCTGGTACTTAGACAGCGGTGCAGCAATCATATGA